A single region of the Stenotrophomonas sp. Marseille-Q4652 genome encodes:
- a CDS encoding type I restriction endonuclease subunit R, translating into MPVALHKPRQPATIGSSATAFTHMTETEADTRANRIDPVLREAGWGVVPGSHIARELTIAPGRILGAGQRMAALSADYVLSYRGRQLAVLEAKRAGLGHTAGVGQAKQYAGLLKARFGYSSNGIGWYAIDMHTGAEGDMALPFPTPEELWLRCFPEGNDWRERFGAVPFETGGGKWQPRYYQHNAITAVLEAIAQQRDRILLTLATGTGKTSIAFQIAWKLFESRWNLSRDPVRRPRILFLADRNILADQAYNAFSAFPPDALCRISPEQIRKQGKLPRNASVFFTIFQTFMTDGGGTQEPQFTFEGYEPDFFDFIIIDECHRGGARDESTWRGILEYFKPAVQLGLTATPKRDTNADTYAYFGEPVYTYALKEGIGDGFLTPFKVRQMVSTLDTYRFSDGDVVLAGEIDPDKEYSEADFNTRLQIDEREISRVQEFMDQIDQRQKTLVFCATQDHAARVRNFINQIKDNPDPHYCERVTADDGELGERHLREFQDNEKTLPTILTTSQKLSTGVDARNVRNIVLLRPVKSMIEFKQIIGRGTRTFDGKDFFTIYDFVGAYEHFNDPEWDGEPLPPEPVGKPGPVGPGGGREPYPVGPSSPPGGVKEPEAKIVVKLADGRDRTIRYLAATTYWSNDGRMITAQEFMQQLFGDLNALVPDEDQLRTTWSDPDRREVFLQRLVDMGYGRERLDDMRRLIDAGNSDIFDVLGYVRFALAPLARTERVEAARESGLAGYEPQMREFLNYVLSAYERHGVDELAPAKLGDMLRIRYGGANDAKRLLGSVSDIRNAFIAIQGHLYR; encoded by the coding sequence TTGCCGGTTGCATTGCATAAGCCCCGGCAACCGGCGACCATCGGTTCATCTGCGACTGCGTTCACACATATGACGGAAACGGAAGCCGACACCCGCGCCAATCGTATTGACCCGGTGCTGCGTGAAGCGGGCTGGGGCGTGGTGCCCGGTTCGCATATCGCGCGGGAACTGACCATCGCCCCCGGCAGAATTCTGGGCGCCGGCCAGCGCATGGCTGCGCTGTCGGCCGACTATGTGCTGTCCTACCGTGGCCGCCAGCTGGCGGTGCTGGAAGCCAAGCGCGCCGGCCTGGGCCACACTGCCGGGGTGGGCCAGGCCAAGCAATATGCCGGCCTGCTGAAGGCGCGTTTCGGCTATTCCAGCAATGGCATCGGCTGGTACGCCATCGACATGCATACCGGCGCTGAAGGCGACATGGCGCTGCCGTTCCCGACACCGGAAGAACTGTGGTTGCGCTGTTTTCCCGAAGGCAACGACTGGCGTGAGCGGTTTGGCGCGGTGCCGTTCGAAACCGGCGGCGGCAAGTGGCAGCCACGCTATTACCAGCACAACGCCATCACTGCGGTGCTGGAGGCCATTGCCCAGCAGCGTGACCGTATCCTGCTGACCCTGGCTACCGGCACCGGCAAGACGTCCATTGCCTTCCAGATTGCGTGGAAGCTGTTCGAATCGCGCTGGAACCTGAGCCGCGACCCGGTGCGCCGCCCGCGCATCCTGTTCCTGGCCGACCGCAACATCCTGGCCGACCAGGCCTACAACGCTTTCAGTGCTTTCCCGCCGGATGCGCTGTGCCGCATCAGCCCCGAGCAGATCCGCAAGCAGGGCAAGCTGCCGCGCAACGCCAGTGTGTTCTTCACCATCTTCCAGACCTTCATGACCGATGGCGGGGGAACGCAGGAGCCGCAGTTCACCTTTGAAGGCTACGAGCCAGACTTCTTCGATTTCATCATCATCGACGAATGCCACCGTGGCGGTGCCCGGGACGAAAGCACCTGGCGTGGCATTTTGGAGTACTTCAAGCCTGCGGTGCAGCTGGGCCTGACCGCCACTCCCAAGCGCGATACCAATGCCGACACCTACGCCTATTTCGGCGAGCCGGTGTACACCTATGCGCTGAAGGAAGGCATCGGCGATGGCTTCCTCACTCCGTTCAAGGTGCGGCAGATGGTCTCGACGCTGGACACTTACCGTTTCAGCGACGGCGACGTGGTGCTGGCGGGCGAGATCGACCCGGACAAGGAATACAGCGAGGCTGACTTCAATACCCGGCTGCAGATCGACGAGCGGGAGATCAGCCGCGTGCAGGAGTTCATGGACCAGATCGACCAGCGGCAGAAGACGCTGGTGTTCTGCGCTACCCAGGACCATGCCGCACGTGTGCGCAACTTCATCAACCAGATCAAGGACAACCCGGACCCGCACTACTGCGAGCGGGTGACCGCCGATGATGGCGAACTGGGTGAGCGCCACCTGCGCGAGTTCCAGGACAACGAAAAGACCCTGCCGACGATCCTGACGACCTCGCAGAAGCTGTCCACTGGCGTGGACGCACGCAACGTGCGCAACATCGTGCTGCTGCGGCCGGTCAAGTCGATGATCGAGTTCAAGCAGATCATCGGCCGTGGCACGCGCACCTTTGATGGCAAGGATTTCTTCACCATCTACGATTTCGTGGGGGCCTACGAGCACTTCAACGACCCGGAGTGGGACGGTGAGCCGTTGCCGCCCGAACCGGTAGGGAAGCCGGGGCCGGTAGGGCCCGGTGGTGGCCGGGAGCCTTATCCGGTTGGGCCAAGTAGCCCGCCGGGAGGTGTGAAGGAGCCTGAGGCCAAAATCGTGGTGAAGCTGGCCGATGGTCGTGATCGCACAATCCGTTATCTGGCCGCGACTACGTATTGGTCAAACGATGGGCGGATGATCACCGCACAGGAGTTCATGCAGCAACTGTTTGGCGACCTGAATGCCTTGGTCCCTGATGAGGACCAGCTACGCACCACATGGAGTGATCCGGACAGACGAGAGGTTTTTCTGCAACGTCTCGTGGACATGGGCTACGGCCGAGAGCGACTGGATGACATGCGGCGGCTAATTGATGCGGGAAACAGCGACATCTTTGACGTACTGGGGTATGTACGGTTTGCTCTGGCGCCTTTGGCGCGAACCGAACGGGTGGAAGCGGCTCGTGAAAGTGGTCTGGCCGGATACGAGCCACAGATGCGCGAGTTCCTAAATTACGTGCTGAGTGCGTATGAACGGCACGGGGTGGACGAACTGGCTCCGGCCAAACTCGGCGATATGTTGCGCATCCGCTATGGCGGCGCCAACGATGCCAAGCGCCTGCTGGGCTCCGTTAGTGACATCCGAAATGCATTTATTGCCATTCAAGGGCATCTGTATCGCTGA
- a CDS encoding N-6 DNA methylase gives MFENAFNNIDRAMRNDEGLASELDYAEQTSWLLFLKYLDDMEQEWADEAVLRGDDYTPLLDEPYRWGTWAAPKTADGQFDPNARTGKDLIEFVNGELFPYLTSFRDSSDNADSLEYKIGQIFTEISNRFRSGYTLRDVLEIVDTLNFGSTQAKHELSDLYETRIKRMGNAGRNGGEYYTPRPLIRAMIQVVQPVIGETIYDGACGSAGFLCEAFDYLRRDDLSATQWDTLQTRTFYGQEKKSLAYVLGVMNLILHGVDAPNIRHTNTLAENLMDIQQADRHDIVLANPPFGGGERKEVQQNFPIKSGETAYLFLQHFIRKLKAGGRGAVVIKNTFLSNTDNASVELRKELLTSCNLHTVLDCPSGTFQGAGVKTVVLFFDKGAPTRKVWYYQLDPGRNLGKTNPLNDADLAEFIALQADKPDTGNSWTLGVENIDPATWDLSVKNPNAPEAEALRSPEQIIADMLARDVETAEILEEIRGML, from the coding sequence ATGTTTGAAAACGCCTTCAACAACATCGACCGCGCCATGCGCAACGACGAAGGGCTGGCCTCCGAGCTGGACTATGCCGAGCAGACTTCATGGCTGCTGTTCCTCAAGTACCTGGACGACATGGAGCAGGAGTGGGCCGACGAAGCCGTGCTCCGGGGCGATGACTACACTCCACTGCTCGATGAACCGTACCGCTGGGGAACCTGGGCCGCACCGAAAACCGCCGACGGCCAGTTTGACCCCAACGCCCGCACCGGCAAGGACCTGATCGAGTTCGTCAACGGCGAGCTGTTCCCCTACCTCACCTCGTTCCGCGACAGCAGTGACAACGCCGATTCGCTGGAATACAAGATCGGCCAGATCTTTACCGAAATCAGCAACCGCTTCCGCTCCGGTTACACCCTGCGCGATGTGCTGGAGATCGTCGACACCCTCAACTTCGGTAGCACCCAGGCCAAGCACGAGCTGTCGGACCTGTATGAAACCCGCATCAAGCGCATGGGCAACGCCGGCCGCAACGGTGGCGAGTACTACACCCCGCGCCCGTTGATCCGCGCCATGATCCAGGTGGTCCAGCCGGTCATCGGCGAAACCATTTACGACGGTGCCTGTGGCTCGGCCGGCTTCCTCTGCGAAGCCTTCGACTACCTGCGCCGTGATGATCTTTCCGCCACCCAGTGGGACACACTGCAGACCCGCACCTTCTACGGCCAGGAGAAGAAGTCGCTGGCCTATGTGCTGGGCGTGATGAACCTGATCCTGCACGGCGTGGATGCGCCCAACATCCGCCACACCAATACGCTGGCCGAAAACCTGATGGACATCCAGCAGGCCGACCGCCACGACATCGTGCTGGCCAACCCGCCGTTCGGTGGCGGCGAGCGCAAGGAAGTGCAGCAGAACTTCCCAATCAAATCCGGCGAAACTGCCTACCTGTTCCTGCAGCACTTCATCCGCAAGCTCAAGGCCGGCGGCCGCGGCGCGGTGGTCATCAAGAACACCTTCCTGTCCAACACCGACAATGCCAGCGTCGAACTGCGCAAGGAGCTGCTCACCAGCTGCAACCTGCACACCGTGCTTGATTGCCCGTCCGGCACCTTCCAGGGCGCCGGGGTGAAAACCGTGGTGCTGTTCTTCGACAAAGGCGCGCCCACCCGCAAGGTCTGGTACTACCAGCTCGACCCCGGCCGCAACCTCGGCAAGACCAACCCACTCAATGATGCCGACCTGGCCGAGTTCATCGCCCTGCAGGCGGACAAGCCCGATACCGGCAACAGCTGGACGCTGGGCGTGGAGAACATCGACCCGGCCACCTGGGATCTGTCGGTCAAGAACCCGAATGCGCCAGAAGCCGAAGCCCTGCGCAGCCCCGAGCAGATCATTGCCGACATGCTGGCGCGGGATGTGGAAACGGCGGAAATTTTGGAAGAGATTCGGGGGATGTTGTGA
- a CDS encoding restriction endonuclease subunit S — MKNEAFASQFPLGAWKAQPLAKIAEVFTDGDWIESKDQADSGVRLIQTGNVGIGQFKDRSEKARFIDEATFSRLKCFEVIPGDLLISRLPDPVGRACIVPDTAQKMITAVDCSIVRVQQASIDPKFFVYYSQTQEYLRAVDDLCSGTTRRRISRKNLGNVPVPLPPLDEQKRIVAILDQAFAALDRARALAEANLADARALFKIKLDSTFKSFASKECRIDELFEVGSSKRVLKSEWKDSGVPFYRGREVTRLAQEGRVDNELFISESHYDELAAKTGVPSPGDILITAIGTIGNAYIVQEGDRFYFKDASVLWMRRTSEVLSAYVKLWIRSSSFYDQLERGNGATVDTLTIGKLQGLLIPNFPEKDQERIVEDLIALERKVGCLESLYKSKLTDLANLRQSLLQKAFSGQLT, encoded by the coding sequence GTGAAGAACGAAGCGTTCGCCTCCCAATTCCCCCTGGGCGCATGGAAAGCGCAGCCGCTTGCGAAGATTGCAGAGGTTTTTACTGACGGAGATTGGATCGAATCGAAGGATCAGGCTGACTCAGGCGTCCGCCTGATCCAAACCGGAAACGTGGGCATCGGTCAATTCAAGGATCGATCCGAAAAGGCACGTTTCATTGACGAAGCAACTTTTTCGCGACTTAAGTGCTTTGAAGTCATTCCTGGTGACCTTCTTATATCCCGCCTTCCTGATCCAGTCGGGCGAGCCTGCATCGTCCCCGATACGGCGCAGAAAATGATCACCGCCGTCGATTGTTCAATCGTGCGCGTTCAACAGGCCTCAATCGATCCAAAGTTCTTTGTCTATTACTCACAGACTCAAGAATATCTGCGCGCCGTTGATGATCTTTGCTCAGGAACGACAAGGCGACGGATCAGCAGAAAAAATCTAGGCAACGTCCCGGTGCCACTCCCCCCACTGGACGAGCAAAAACGCATCGTCGCGATCCTCGATCAGGCCTTCGCCGCCCTCGATCGCGCCCGCGCCCTTGCCGAGGCCAATCTGGCGGATGCGCGAGCTTTGTTCAAAATTAAGCTCGACTCGACTTTCAAGAGCTTTGCCAGCAAAGAGTGCCGCATTGACGAATTATTCGAGGTGGGTTCGAGCAAGCGGGTTCTGAAGTCTGAGTGGAAAGATTCCGGAGTTCCTTTCTATCGTGGACGCGAGGTCACGCGATTGGCACAGGAAGGTCGTGTAGACAATGAGCTGTTTATTTCGGAATCGCACTATGACGAACTGGCTGCCAAAACAGGTGTTCCCAGTCCGGGCGATATCCTCATTACGGCCATTGGTACTATCGGGAATGCCTATATCGTCCAAGAAGGTGATCGTTTCTACTTCAAGGATGCCAGTGTCCTGTGGATGCGGCGAACTTCAGAAGTTTTGAGCGCCTATGTGAAGTTGTGGATAAGGTCGTCATCATTCTACGACCAGCTTGAGCGAGGAAATGGAGCGACAGTGGATACCCTCACGATCGGAAAGCTCCAAGGATTACTGATACCCAACTTTCCCGAGAAAGATCAGGAGCGAATTGTCGAAGATTTGATTGCTTTGGAGAGGAAAGTTGGTTGCCTGGAGTCACTCTACAAGAGCAAACTCACCGACCTCGCCAACCTCCGCCAATCCCTGCTGCAGAAAGCCTTCTCCGGCCAATTGACCTGA
- a CDS encoding AraC family transcriptional regulator: protein MNTLLDAVRRHADAHSNGDGVVSTAIPGLLIVRATAPSELMHDVQRPLACLVLQGAKHVSVGSRAFDFAAGDSLLVSADVPTVSQITHASIAQPYYSLVLELDPAVITDLVAQMPAQSAGDPAPVRVDPTEEETLDAALRLMKLLERPASLPVLQAQGVREMHYWLLAGRHGDAIRKLGWPDGHVQRVARAVKLLRRQYAQPIAVETLAAEAGMSPSAFHQHFKAVTSLSPLQFQKQLRLIEARRLMQSQGSNASTAAYAVGYESVPQFTREYGRLFGRPPVADMRAALQRTVG from the coding sequence ATGAACACCTTGCTCGATGCTGTCCGTCGCCACGCCGATGCCCATTCCAACGGCGACGGCGTCGTGTCCACGGCCATTCCCGGCCTGCTGATCGTACGTGCCACCGCGCCCAGTGAGCTGATGCACGACGTGCAGCGCCCACTGGCCTGCCTGGTGCTGCAGGGTGCAAAGCACGTGTCGGTGGGTTCGCGCGCGTTCGACTTTGCCGCCGGCGATTCGCTGCTGGTCAGCGCCGACGTGCCCACGGTCAGCCAGATCACCCATGCAAGCATCGCCCAGCCCTATTACTCGCTGGTGCTGGAGCTGGATCCGGCGGTGATCACCGACCTGGTCGCGCAGATGCCGGCGCAGTCGGCCGGCGACCCCGCTCCGGTGCGGGTGGACCCGACCGAGGAGGAAACCCTGGACGCCGCGCTGCGGTTGATGAAGCTGCTCGAACGTCCCGCCTCGCTACCGGTACTGCAGGCGCAGGGGGTGCGCGAGATGCACTACTGGCTGCTGGCCGGCCGCCATGGCGATGCGATCCGCAAGCTCGGCTGGCCCGATGGCCACGTGCAGCGCGTGGCGCGGGCGGTGAAGCTGCTGCGCCGCCAGTACGCGCAGCCGATCGCGGTGGAAACGCTGGCCGCCGAGGCCGGCATGAGCCCCTCGGCCTTCCACCAGCACTTCAAGGCGGTCACTTCGTTGTCGCCGCTGCAGTTCCAGAAACAGCTGCGGCTGATCGAGGCGCGACGGCTGATGCAGTCGCAGGGCAGCAACGCCAGCACGGCCGCCTACGCGGTGGGCTACGAGAGCGTGCCGCAGTTCACCCGCGAATACGGACGCCTGTTCGGCCGCCCTCCGGTGGCCGACATGCGCGCCGCGCTGCAGCGAACAGTGGGCTAA
- a CDS encoding SDR family oxidoreductase: MATTITLITGGSRGLGRNTALHVARRGGDVLLTYRSNAAEAQAVVAQIQALGRKAVALQLDTGELAGFPAFVGQVRAALADTWQRERFDYLVNNAGHGDVAPFADTTEAQFDRLLTVHLKGVFFLTQALLPLLADGGRILNFSTGLTRFAYPGYAAYAAAKAAVEVLTVYLAKELGSRGITANTVAPGAIATDFGGGAVRDNPQINQQLASITALGRVGVPDDIGSMVASLLGPANRWVNAQRIEVSGGQAI, translated from the coding sequence ATGGCCACCACCATCACCCTCATCACCGGCGGCAGCCGCGGCCTGGGCCGCAACACCGCGCTGCACGTGGCCCGCCGGGGCGGCGACGTGCTGCTGACCTACCGCAGCAACGCCGCCGAGGCGCAGGCCGTGGTCGCCCAGATCCAGGCGCTGGGCCGCAAGGCAGTGGCGCTGCAGCTCGATACCGGCGAGCTCGCCGGCTTCCCGGCCTTCGTCGGACAGGTGCGCGCCGCGCTGGCCGACACCTGGCAGCGCGAGCGCTTCGACTACCTGGTCAACAACGCCGGCCATGGCGACGTGGCGCCGTTCGCCGACACCACCGAGGCGCAGTTCGACCGCCTGCTCACCGTGCACCTGAAGGGCGTGTTCTTCCTGACCCAGGCGCTGCTGCCGCTGCTGGCCGACGGTGGCCGCATCCTCAACTTCTCCACCGGGCTGACCCGCTTCGCCTATCCCGGTTACGCTGCCTACGCCGCCGCCAAGGCCGCGGTGGAAGTGCTGACGGTGTACCTGGCCAAGGAACTGGGCAGCCGCGGCATCACCGCCAACACGGTGGCGCCGGGCGCGATCGCAACCGACTTCGGCGGCGGCGCGGTGCGCGACAACCCGCAGATCAACCAGCAGCTGGCCAGCATCACCGCGCTGGGGCGGGTCGGCGTGCCGGACGACATCGGCTCAATGGTCGCCAGCCTGCTGGGCCCGGCCAACCGCTGGGTTAACGCGCAGCGGATCGAGGTGTCCGGCGGCCAGGCGATCTGA
- a CDS encoding Abi family protein: MNDTNRYGRPWKAFEEQLELLKARGMSVPDEVWAEAWLQRVGYYRLSAYWYPFRVFRLEQDAATGALHSVRTDDFVAGTTFSDAVDLYLFDRKLRVLLADALERIEVSLRVEVAYRLGRIDTFAHLHEDSFHPTFRERRDARSGTSVFAAWQQKHQGLVQRSKEDFVKHYREKHGPDMPIWVAIEVWDFGAVSQLLSMMKVPDQQAIAARYGVADWKAFTSWVRALSYLRNLVAHLSRVWNRNMVSEPKMPASGAPVWCAAFAGKPDLLAKPFVYLAIVRHMVDVICPGSQWRNRLADHLQAFPVQASQRKQSIAAMGVPDGWETWWLPERGQ, from the coding sequence ATGAATGACACCAACCGCTATGGACGGCCGTGGAAGGCATTTGAGGAGCAGTTGGAGCTGCTGAAGGCACGTGGCATGAGCGTGCCCGATGAGGTTTGGGCAGAGGCCTGGTTGCAGCGCGTGGGCTATTACCGGCTCAGTGCCTACTGGTACCCGTTCCGGGTGTTCCGCCTTGAACAGGATGCGGCCACCGGCGCATTGCATTCGGTGCGTACCGATGATTTCGTGGCGGGCACCACGTTTTCCGATGCGGTCGATCTGTATCTGTTCGACCGCAAGTTGCGCGTGCTGCTGGCCGATGCCTTGGAACGCATCGAAGTCTCGCTGCGGGTGGAAGTGGCCTACCGGCTGGGCAGGATCGACACGTTTGCCCACCTGCACGAGGACAGCTTCCACCCGACGTTCCGCGAGCGGCGTGATGCCCGTTCCGGCACGAGCGTGTTTGCGGCTTGGCAGCAGAAGCATCAGGGGCTGGTGCAGCGCTCGAAAGAGGATTTCGTCAAGCATTACCGGGAAAAGCATGGTCCGGACATGCCGATCTGGGTAGCCATCGAAGTCTGGGATTTCGGCGCGGTGTCTCAGCTGCTGTCGATGATGAAAGTGCCCGACCAGCAGGCCATTGCTGCCCGTTACGGCGTTGCTGACTGGAAGGCGTTTACCAGCTGGGTGCGTGCGCTCAGCTACCTGCGCAACCTGGTGGCGCACCTCAGCCGGGTGTGGAACCGCAACATGGTGTCCGAGCCGAAGATGCCGGCTTCAGGGGCACCAGTATGGTGTGCCGCGTTTGCAGGCAAACCGGACTTGTTGGCCAAGCCATTCGTCTATCTGGCCATCGTGCGGCACATGGTGGATGTGATTTGCCCCGGTAGTCAGTGGCGCAACCGCCTGGCCGACCACTTGCAGGCCTTTCCGGTCCAGGCCTCCCAGCGCAAGCAATCCATCGCGGCCATGGGCGTCCCGGATGGTTGGGAAACATGGTGGCTGCCGGAACGCGGACAATAA